From Oncorhynchus tshawytscha isolate Ot180627B linkage group LG27, Otsh_v2.0, whole genome shotgun sequence, a single genomic window includes:
- the LOC112258948 gene encoding serine/threonine-protein kinase SBK1, which translates to MSSSPHGSHGSGSRASIDILEELQVIAAQNLEKLDISKYYEVIRELGKGTYGKVDLVIHKIRGTKMALKFLRKKTTKLKSFLREYSISLYLSPCPFIINMFGIAFETDDYYVFAQEYALAGDLFDIIPPGEMNRCVGLPETVAKRCVHQVAIALDYLHSKKLVHRDIKPENILIFDKECRKVKLSDFGMTRRAGSPVKRVSGTIPYTAPELCDASQHEGFCVDYTTDVWAFGVLLFCMLTGNFPWEKALPSDAFYQEFVRWQRRRTGTVPSQWRRFTDEGLRMFRRLLSIEQERRCSVKEVFSYFNHHWMLDNEPGSSSVAGGGSVGSGPQVELSSSSSEEDVLVDRLKQQSLIEPMGGHYSSTGSPSSTSSYERVSRDNGGAGRILVATPIEICV; encoded by the exons ATGAGCTCCTCTCCCCATGGGTCCCACGGGTCTGGGTCCCGCGCCTCCATCGACATCCTGGAGGAGCTGCAGGTCATTGCTGCCCAGAACCTGGAGAAGCTAGACATCAGCAAGTACTATGAGGTCATCAGGGAGCTGGGTAAGGGTACCTATGGGAAAGTGGACCTGGTCATCCACAAAATCAGGG GCACTAAGATGGCTCTGAAGTTCTTGAGGAAGAAAACAACCAAACTGAAGAGCTTCTTAAGGGagtacagcatctctctctacctgtctccctgcCCCTTTATCATCAACATGTTCGGCATTGCCTTTGAGACAGACGACTACTACGTCTTCGCTCAGGAGTATGCCCTGGCAGGAGACCTCTTCGACATCATTCCCCCAGGTGAGATGAACAGGTGT GTGGGTCTTCCAGAGACGGTGGCTAAGCGTTGTGTCCACCAGGTGGCCATCGCCCTGGACTACCTGCACAGTAAGAAGCTAGTCCACCGGGACATCAAGCCTGAGAACATCCTCATCTTTGACAAAGAGTGCCGTAAGGTCAAGCTGTCAGACTTCGGCATGACGCGGCGTGCCGGCTCCCCAGTGAAGCGTGTCAGCGGAACCATCCCGTACACTGCACCGGAGTTGTGCGACGCCTCGCAGCACGAGGGCTTCTGCGTGGACTACACAACTGACGTGTGGGCCTTCGGTGTCCTCCTCTTCTGCATGCTCACCGGCAACTTCCCCTGGGAGAAGGCCCTGCCGTCGGACGCCTTCTACCAGGAGTTTGTGCGCTGGCAGCGGCGCCGGACGGGCACGGTGCCCTCTCAGTGGCGGCGCTTCACAGACGAGGGGCTGCGCATGTTCCGCAGGCTCCTGTCCATTGAGCAGGAGCGCCGCTGCTCCGTTAAGGAGGTTTTCAGCTACTTCAACCACCACTGGATGCTGGACAATGAGCCGGGCAGCAGCAGCGTTGCGGGAGGAGGGTCAGTGGGCAGTGGGCCCCAGGTGGAGCTCAGCTCGTCGTCATCTGAAGAGGATGTGCTGGTGGACAGGCTAAAGCAGCAGAGCCTGATAGAGCCCATGGGCGGACACTACTCCTCCACCggctccccctcctccaccagcaGCTACGAACGTGTCTCCCGTGACAACGGAGGGGCCGGACGCATCTTGGTGGCCACGCCCATTGAAATTTGTGTGTAG